A segment of the Synergistaceae bacterium genome:
GTCGCCGATGCGTTCCAAGTTGCTGAGCATGTCAATGAAAGAAACGCCTTTTTCGGGGTCGCATTCGCCGCGGTTCAAACGCTCGATGTGGTTTTTGCGGTACTGTTGCTCCTGGGCGTCGATTTGCTTTTCCAGTTCTTTGATAACGTGATCCGCTTTGTTCGAGTCTTCGTACTTGAGAGAGTCCAACGCATGATTCAGAGCCACTTCCACCGTATCGTACATCCTCCAAAACTCCTCGGCGGCCTGCTCCGAAAAATGTCGGCCGTCCTCCAATCGGCTTTCGCTGAGCTCCGTCAAGTTTTCAAAATGGTCTCCCACCCGCTCCAAGTCTCCCGCGGCGTTGACATAACACCCTAAGACCGTGGAAACCTCGCCGGAAAGTCCCTTTTGCCATATTTCGGACGCATAAGACGAAATTGCCTGATTGATGACGTTGATCGCGTTCTCGTATTCGGCGAACTCCTGCAGAAGGCGCTCTGTGTCCTTTTCCTCGTAACATTTGCGAACCACGTCTGCCATTTTCAACGTGATGGATCCCATGTGGATCAGTTCATCCTTGACGGCCTCCACGGCCGCCGTGGAAGACGCCGCGATCAGCTTTTTGTCCAAATACAGTGGGCCTGTCTCCTCGTGAACATGACTGGCCGGGATGATTTTCTGTATCAGGCGGGTAAAAATGGACGTGAAAGGCAAAAAAAGGATGGTGTTGATCACATTGAAAATGGAATGAGCATTGGCCAATTGCCGCCCGATCTCAGACGATGAAAGCAGAATGACGTGCTTATAAAGAGGGAGGAAAGTCATGAAAATGACGACCCCAACGACGTTGAAGAGTACATGGGCCGCCGCCGCCTGCTTGGCCGAGCGGTTAGCTCCGATGGTAGCCAGCACGGCCGTGATGGTGGTGCCGATATTATCCCCCAAAATGATGGGTATGGCTGCGTCCAGCCCTAAAAGTCCTTCAGAGGCCATAGCCATAGTCAACCCGATGGTAGCAGCGCTGGATTGAACGACCATGGTGACGATGGTGCCGGCCAGGACCCCCAAAGCCGGGTAAGTTCCCAAGGTCAGAAAAAGGTCCTGGCGTGTGGCGAAGAAAGCAGTAGCGCTTTCCATCGTCTGCATCCCCATGAAGAGGAGTCCGAACCCGACCATTCCGTTG
Coding sequences within it:
- a CDS encoding Na/Pi cotransporter family protein, whose product is MSWNVALQVAGGVGLFLYGIKLMSDSLQFIAGDRMRHLIGTLTRTPLRGVFVGILVTILIQSSSGTTVMTVSFVNAGLMTLNEAIGIILGANIGTTVTAQIIAFKIKDFSLPFIALGVILTMFGKSKKQRYAGNGMVGFGLLFMGMQTMESATAFFATRQDLFLTLGTYPALGVLAGTIVTMVVQSSAATIGLTMAMASEGLLGLDAAIPIILGDNIGTTITAVLATIGANRSAKQAAAAHVLFNVVGVVIFMTFLPLYKHVILLSSSEIGRQLANAHSIFNVINTILFLPFTSIFTRLIQKIIPASHVHEETGPLYLDKKLIAASSTAAVEAVKDELIHMGSITLKMADVVRKCYEEKDTERLLQEFAEYENAINVINQAISSYASEIWQKGLSGEVSTVLGCYVNAAGDLERVGDHFENLTELSESRLEDGRHFSEQAAEEFWRMYDTVEVALNHALDSLKYEDSNKADHVIKELEKQIDAQEQQYRKNHIERLNRGECDPEKGVSFIDMLSNLERIGDHSHNIAYFAHDIIALSRQSRGN